Proteins encoded by one window of Streptomyces sp. NBC_01571:
- a CDS encoding carbohydrate kinase family protein has translation MGDERPDVLLTGLLFYDLVLTGLGKPPTPGEEIWTEGMGVSPGGIANLAVAAARYGLRTSLATVFGDDHYGSYCREVLAGQEGIDLSLSRTADGWHTPVTVSLAHGDDRALVTHGQEPPYSQDELMGDPPAGRTALVHLQAEPSAWLAKAAANGTRIYADVGWDPTQRWSRDLLDQLSLCHAFLPNEAEAMAYTRTGSAGAALGRLTELVPVAVVTRGGDGAMAADQTTGEYAEVPALDIDVLDATGAGDVFGASFVAASLGGWPLEERLRFAVLAAGLSVRRHGGALAAPGWYGVHRWWQSLRDPGLRRTYGFLAERIPADPGPPVRHAPVTPPDTPRRPGTPR, from the coding sequence GTGGGTGACGAACGGCCCGACGTCCTGCTGACCGGGCTGCTCTTCTACGACCTCGTCCTGACCGGACTGGGGAAACCGCCGACCCCCGGCGAGGAGATCTGGACCGAGGGCATGGGCGTGAGCCCGGGCGGCATCGCGAACCTGGCCGTCGCGGCGGCCCGCTACGGTCTGCGCACCTCCCTGGCCACGGTCTTCGGCGACGACCACTACGGGTCGTACTGCCGCGAGGTGCTCGCCGGCCAGGAGGGCATCGACCTCTCCCTCTCCCGCACCGCGGACGGCTGGCACACCCCGGTCACCGTCTCCCTGGCCCACGGCGACGACCGGGCCCTCGTCACCCACGGCCAGGAGCCGCCGTACTCGCAGGACGAACTGATGGGCGACCCGCCCGCGGGGCGCACCGCCCTCGTGCACCTCCAGGCCGAGCCGAGCGCCTGGCTCGCGAAGGCGGCCGCGAACGGAACCCGGATCTACGCCGACGTCGGCTGGGACCCCACCCAGCGGTGGTCCCGCGACCTCCTCGACCAGCTCTCCCTGTGCCACGCCTTCCTCCCGAACGAGGCGGAGGCGATGGCGTACACACGCACCGGCAGCGCGGGCGCGGCCCTCGGCAGACTGACCGAGCTGGTACCGGTCGCCGTGGTCACCCGCGGCGGCGACGGCGCGATGGCCGCGGACCAGACGACGGGCGAGTACGCGGAGGTCCCGGCCCTCGACATCGATGTCCTGGACGCGACGGGGGCCGGGGACGTCTTCGGCGCGAGCTTCGTCGCCGCCTCTCTCGGCGGCTGGCCGCTGGAGGAGCGGCTGCGCTTCGCGGTACTGGCCGCCGGACTCTCGGTACGCCGGCACGGCGGTGCCCTGGCCGCGCCCGGCTGGTACGGCGTGCACCGCTGGTGGCAGTCGCTGCGGGACCCCGGCCTGCGCCGCACGTACGGCTTCCTGGCCGAACGCATCCCCGCGGACCCCGGCCCGCCCGTCCGCCACGCACCGGTGACTCCCCCCGACACTCCACGTCGGCCGGGCACCCCCCGATGA
- a CDS encoding glycoside hydrolase family 2 TIM barrel-domain containing protein, with protein sequence MSDPLRALRPWESPEVTSWGRLPMNALDRRPGALSLDGDWRFQLLPAPDAPAHGVRSSQRVPGAWTVQGTDDLPQYTNFAMPWGEFPPASPAANPTGVYEREVDVPAEWAGRRIVLQVGAAGSVLLVHVDGRPVGVSKDSHLAAEFDLSGVVRPGGRAVLRLTVVKWSDASHLEDQDQWWHAGITRPVLLYATDPLRLADVTVRTRRDGTLRVDCQVRDAGGALPAGWYVTGELDGHLLTQDAEFERFKEEDGRVSDFLGEARLSTVVADARPWTTETPALYPLTVRLHRADGSVADTSHHRVGFRDVEIRGRDLLLNGERVYIRGVNRHDFHPLTGRTVSYEDMRADLVTLKRFGFNAIRTAHYPNDPSLLDLADELGFYVVDEANIEAHDHAHEIADDPRYLAAFVDRVSRMVLRDKNHPCVIIWSLGNESDYGANHDAAAGWVRRHDPTRPLQYEGAAKLDWAGPTVASDIACPMYAPLEDCVAHALSGRQTKPLIQCEYSHAMGNSNGTLADHWEAIESTPGLQGGFIWEFWDHGILQRVSDGRPAGRDGAGLYDHGVTAPGHRWAYGGDFGEAIHDGAFVADGVVFPDRTPKPVMFEHREIAAPVRLAYAGGELRVTNHQHFRGLEWLAAEWLLSLADGGTRTAPAELPRVPAGGSAVVPMPFTLPEEGGEAWLTLRVTTAGEEAWTPRGTEVCVPQVRLRAAARMTSATLPGPPVEVDEAGLLVHPLLTAAPVLSLWRTPTDNDELGGMALRWRAWRLDAPEREVLDVRRESAGVTVVAGYATLAGTVRHEQVFTRVGGGIRIEETAELPEGLADVPRVGSVFETVAGLDVLEWYGQGPWESYPDRSAGAPVGHHSLTVDELFTPYLRPQESGGRHGVRRFTLSAPDATGLTVTLDEPRQVSVTRYRAGDLAAATHHDELVARPGCVVHLDAAHRGLGTASCGPDTSPGHLVRAGTHRWSWTLRML encoded by the coding sequence ATGAGCGACCCGCTCCGCGCGCTCCGCCCCTGGGAGTCACCCGAGGTGACCTCCTGGGGGCGGTTGCCGATGAACGCGCTGGACCGTCGACCGGGAGCCCTCTCCCTGGACGGCGACTGGCGCTTCCAGCTGCTGCCCGCGCCGGACGCCCCGGCCCACGGCGTCCGGTCCTCCCAGCGGGTCCCGGGCGCCTGGACCGTGCAGGGCACCGACGACCTGCCGCAGTACACCAACTTCGCGATGCCCTGGGGCGAGTTCCCGCCCGCCTCCCCCGCCGCCAATCCCACCGGGGTCTACGAGCGTGAGGTGGACGTCCCCGCCGAGTGGGCCGGACGCCGGATCGTGCTCCAGGTCGGTGCCGCCGGGAGCGTACTGCTGGTCCACGTGGACGGGCGGCCGGTCGGCGTCTCCAAGGACTCGCATCTCGCGGCCGAGTTCGACCTGTCGGGCGTCGTACGGCCCGGCGGGCGCGCGGTGTTGCGGCTCACCGTCGTCAAGTGGTCGGACGCCTCGCACCTGGAGGACCAGGACCAGTGGTGGCACGCCGGGATCACCCGCCCTGTCCTGCTGTACGCGACCGATCCGCTGCGGCTGGCCGACGTGACCGTGCGGACGCGGCGCGACGGCACGTTGCGCGTCGACTGCCAGGTACGGGACGCGGGGGGCGCGCTGCCCGCCGGCTGGTACGTCACCGGCGAACTGGACGGGCATCTCCTCACCCAGGACGCGGAGTTCGAGCGGTTCAAGGAGGAGGACGGGCGGGTCTCCGACTTCCTCGGCGAGGCCCGCCTCAGCACGGTCGTCGCCGACGCCCGCCCCTGGACCACGGAGACGCCCGCGCTGTATCCCCTGACCGTACGGCTGCACCGCGCCGACGGCTCGGTCGCCGACACCTCGCACCACCGCGTGGGATTCCGCGACGTCGAGATCCGCGGCCGGGACCTGCTTCTCAACGGTGAGCGGGTCTACATCCGGGGCGTCAACCGGCACGACTTCCATCCTCTGACAGGCCGCACGGTGTCGTACGAGGACATGCGCGCGGACCTCGTCACCCTGAAGCGCTTCGGCTTCAACGCGATCCGCACCGCCCACTATCCCAACGACCCCTCCCTGCTCGACCTCGCCGACGAACTCGGCTTCTACGTGGTCGACGAGGCGAACATCGAGGCACACGACCACGCCCACGAGATCGCCGACGACCCGCGCTATCTCGCCGCCTTCGTGGACCGCGTCTCCCGGATGGTGCTGCGCGACAAGAACCACCCCTGTGTCATCATCTGGTCGCTGGGAAACGAGTCCGACTACGGCGCCAACCACGACGCCGCCGCGGGCTGGGTCCGCCGGCACGACCCCACGCGCCCCCTCCAGTACGAGGGTGCGGCCAAACTCGACTGGGCCGGTCCGACGGTCGCGTCCGACATCGCCTGCCCCATGTACGCGCCGCTGGAGGACTGCGTCGCGCACGCCCTCTCCGGCCGGCAGACCAAGCCGCTCATCCAGTGCGAGTACTCGCACGCCATGGGCAACAGCAACGGCACGCTCGCCGACCACTGGGAGGCCATCGAGTCCACCCCCGGGCTTCAGGGCGGTTTCATCTGGGAGTTCTGGGACCACGGCATTCTTCAACGCGTGAGCGACGGAAGACCGGCCGGGCGCGATGGCGCCGGGCTGTACGACCACGGTGTCACCGCCCCGGGCCATCGCTGGGCCTACGGCGGCGACTTCGGCGAGGCGATCCACGACGGTGCCTTCGTCGCCGACGGGGTGGTCTTCCCCGACCGCACACCCAAGCCGGTGATGTTCGAGCACCGGGAGATCGCCGCGCCGGTACGCCTCGCGTACGCCGGGGGCGAGCTGCGGGTGACCAATCACCAGCACTTCCGCGGGCTGGAGTGGCTCGCCGCCGAGTGGCTGCTGTCCCTCGCGGACGGCGGTACCCGGACCGCGCCTGCCGAACTGCCCCGGGTGCCGGCGGGTGGCTCGGCCGTGGTGCCGATGCCGTTCACCCTGCCGGAGGAGGGCGGCGAGGCCTGGCTGACGCTGCGGGTGACGACGGCCGGCGAGGAGGCGTGGACGCCGCGGGGCACCGAGGTGTGCGTGCCGCAGGTGCGGTTGCGGGCGGCCGCCCGCATGACGTCGGCCACCCTGCCGGGGCCGCCCGTCGAGGTGGACGAGGCCGGCCTGCTCGTCCATCCGCTGCTCACCGCCGCCCCCGTGCTCTCGCTGTGGCGGACACCGACCGACAACGACGAACTGGGCGGCATGGCCCTGCGCTGGCGGGCCTGGAGGCTCGACGCGCCGGAGCGCGAGGTGCTCGACGTACGGCGCGAGAGCGCGGGCGTCACGGTGGTCGCCGGGTACGCGACCCTCGCCGGAACCGTGCGCCACGAGCAGGTGTTCACCCGCGTCGGAGGCGGGATACGGATCGAGGAGACGGCCGAGCTCCCGGAGGGGCTAGCCGACGTGCCGCGCGTCGGCTCCGTCTTCGAGACGGTCGCCGGACTCGATGTCCTGGAGTGGTACGGACAGGGTCCCTGGGAGTCCTATCCGGACCGCAGCGCGGGCGCGCCCGTGGGCCATCACTCGCTCACCGTGGACGAGCTGTTCACCCCGTACCTGCGGCCGCAGGAGAGCGGCGGACGGCACGGCGTACGCCGTTTCACGCTCTCTGCGCCGGACGCCACGGGGCTCACCGTCACGCTGGACGAGCCACGTCAGGTGTCCGTGACCCGGTATCGCGCCGGGGACCTGGCCGCCGCCACCCACCACGACGAGCTGGTGGCGCGGCCCGGCTGCGTGGTCCACCTCGACGCCGCCCACCGCGGCCTCGGCACGGCCTCCTGCGGGCCCGACACCTCGCCCGGCCATCTGGTCCGGGCCGGCACCCACCGCTGGTCCTGGACGCTGCGCATGCTCTGA
- a CDS encoding ABC transporter substrate-binding protein, translated as MRLSRRGLLRAGLAATAATALGGLTTGCGVPTGSTGRNMVLWYWSGGLSPKVVQDARARYHSAVNLQAIQIGGYYRSKLLTTLTGRAHIPDIAGLKGEDMASYLPNSDQFVDLRTLGADKLKDRYLAWKWDQAIAEDGSMVGFPIDCGPVAHYYQPAVFEKAGLAYEPADVSRELATWDQFFAAGEQLRKRVPGSFILTDALSVFSISVNQSTKRFVDRDRHFIGDQEHVRAAWDRAVEATHRGLVSKIVNGTPDNTSATERGLLPSQLNASWAAGDIKLNVPRTKGRWRVANCPGGPSNIGGSFLAITKACREPEKAFELITWMLDAGNQAQGFVDSVLFPSTPASYAMKQLREPDPFFGDQITMDVFGPAARKVPVAFNSPYDVALSTPINDELRNFSVLGKNPEKAWRDAMSKCRRIADHLGVSY; from the coding sequence GTGCGGCTCTCACGAAGGGGCCTGCTCCGCGCCGGCCTGGCCGCTACGGCCGCCACGGCGCTCGGCGGCCTGACGACCGGCTGCGGCGTCCCGACCGGCTCGACCGGACGGAACATGGTGCTCTGGTACTGGAGCGGAGGGCTGAGCCCGAAGGTCGTCCAGGACGCCAGGGCCCGCTACCACAGCGCGGTGAACCTCCAGGCCATCCAGATCGGCGGCTACTACCGCTCCAAACTGCTGACGACACTGACCGGGCGCGCCCACATCCCGGACATCGCCGGGCTCAAGGGCGAGGACATGGCCTCCTACCTGCCGAACTCCGACCAGTTCGTGGACCTGCGGACGCTGGGCGCCGACAAGCTCAAGGACCGGTACCTGGCCTGGAAGTGGGATCAGGCCATCGCCGAGGACGGCTCGATGGTGGGCTTCCCCATCGACTGCGGCCCGGTCGCCCACTACTACCAGCCGGCCGTCTTCGAGAAGGCGGGGCTGGCGTACGAGCCGGCCGACGTCTCCCGGGAACTGGCCACCTGGGACCAGTTCTTCGCGGCCGGCGAGCAGCTCAGGAAGCGCGTCCCGGGCTCCTTCATCCTGACCGACGCGCTGAGCGTCTTCAGCATCTCGGTCAACCAGTCGACCAAGCGGTTCGTCGACCGGGACCGGCACTTCATCGGCGATCAGGAGCACGTGCGCGCCGCCTGGGACCGTGCCGTCGAGGCCACCCACCGCGGCCTGGTCTCGAAGATCGTCAACGGAACGCCGGACAACACCTCCGCCACCGAGCGAGGCCTGCTGCCCAGCCAGCTGAACGCCTCCTGGGCGGCCGGTGACATCAAGCTCAACGTGCCGAGGACCAAGGGCAGATGGCGGGTCGCGAACTGTCCCGGCGGACCGTCCAACATCGGGGGCTCGTTCCTGGCGATCACGAAGGCGTGCCGGGAGCCGGAGAAGGCCTTCGAACTGATCACCTGGATGCTCGACGCGGGCAACCAGGCCCAGGGGTTCGTCGACTCCGTGCTCTTCCCCTCGACTCCGGCCTCGTACGCCATGAAGCAGCTGCGCGAACCCGACCCGTTCTTCGGTGACCAGATCACCATGGACGTCTTCGGCCCGGCGGCGCGGAAGGTCCCGGTCGCCTTCAACAGCCCCTACGACGTCGCGCTCAGCACCCCGATCAACGACGAGCTGCGGAACTTCTCCGTCCTCGGCAAGAACCCGGAGAAGGCCTGGAGGGACGCCATGAGCAAGTGCCGGCGCATCGCGGACCACCTGGGGGTGAGCTACTGA
- a CDS encoding carbohydrate ABC transporter permease → MATAPVLETTPPPTPARPLPAHPRKGVLSHWRLYAAISPFYLLFLTFGLVPVGFSLYLSFHRWDGLGPMEFAGLSQYRYLLADSQFWSSIGNTLVIWALATFPMIFLSMVTAVLLNSAVRFKNVYRFAYFLPNVTSIVAVAIIFGSVFSTNFCLVNALLQAVGLDQVAWLNTPWGIKVAVATLMTWQWTGYNAIIFLAGLQTIPGELYEAARMDGAGPVQTFFRITLPLMRPVLLFVLVISTVTGLQTFSEPQVLLQSTDNNSSFAGGPGHSGQTMVLYFFQQTFDNNDFGYGAAVAWGIFLVVIIFSIINWRLVQRRGED, encoded by the coding sequence ATGGCCACCGCGCCCGTGCTGGAGACGACACCCCCGCCGACGCCCGCCCGGCCCCTCCCCGCCCACCCCAGGAAGGGTGTCCTCAGCCACTGGCGGCTGTACGCCGCGATCTCCCCCTTCTATCTGCTCTTCCTCACCTTCGGCCTGGTCCCGGTCGGCTTCTCCCTCTATCTCTCGTTCCACCGCTGGGACGGCCTGGGGCCGATGGAGTTCGCCGGACTGTCCCAGTACCGGTACCTGCTGGCGGACAGTCAGTTCTGGAGCTCGATCGGGAACACGCTCGTCATCTGGGCGCTGGCCACCTTCCCGATGATCTTCCTGTCGATGGTCACGGCCGTGCTGCTCAACTCCGCGGTGCGCTTCAAGAACGTCTACCGCTTCGCCTACTTCCTGCCGAACGTCACCTCGATCGTGGCGGTCGCGATCATCTTCGGTTCGGTCTTCTCCACCAACTTCTGTTTGGTCAACGCCCTGTTGCAGGCGGTCGGACTGGACCAGGTGGCATGGCTGAACACCCCCTGGGGCATCAAGGTCGCCGTCGCGACGCTGATGACCTGGCAGTGGACCGGGTACAACGCGATCATCTTCCTCGCCGGACTCCAGACGATTCCCGGCGAGCTGTACGAGGCGGCGCGGATGGACGGCGCCGGGCCCGTGCAGACCTTCTTCCGGATCACGCTGCCGCTGATGCGACCGGTGCTGCTCTTCGTGCTCGTCATCTCGACGGTCACCGGTCTGCAGACGTTCTCCGAGCCCCAGGTGCTGCTGCAGTCCACGGACAACAACTCGTCGTTCGCGGGAGGTCCGGGCCACTCGGGCCAGACCATGGTCCTCTACTTCTTCCAGCAGACCTTCGACAACAACGACTTCGGCTACGGCGCCGCCGTGGCCTGGGGCATCTTCCTCGTCGTCATCATCTTCTCGATCATCAACTGGCGGCTGGTACAGCGCCGGGGCGAAGACTAG
- a CDS encoding Ig-like domain-containing protein, whose product MGFPKISNRSQQRAADRSQRQPWSRRGVLAALGAVPVAGALAGCGGSADGSAGADAKAGTGATAVAGTKAEVKAPTVTVVPADGTRKAGFTSPVEVTVSGGTLTTVLVTGNDGSTLAGTFDEARTKWTSSRNPYSGTKYTVTATPRGGTARTASFVTQRPSDTFVGRFTPEANSTSGVGMPVSLDFTEAVRDRAAVERAITVTAQPPVEVVGHWFSDTRLDFRPEEYWAAGTKITLSLRLRDVEGAAGVYGTQSKDVTFRTGRRQVSTVDLAKKTMTVERDGAARAVYPVSGGDAAHTTWAGIMVISERFEQTRMESSTVGLGDEYDIADVPHAQRLTTSGTFVHGNYWASPSVFGASNTSHGCVGLHDAKGAADTSVPGYEFYASSMLGDVVVVRNSGERTVEPSNGLNGWNLSWSDWKAGSAL is encoded by the coding sequence GTGGGCTTCCCGAAGATTTCGAACCGGTCCCAGCAGCGGGCCGCGGACCGGTCCCAGCGGCAGCCGTGGTCGCGACGCGGGGTGCTCGCGGCCCTCGGTGCCGTGCCGGTCGCGGGGGCCCTCGCGGGCTGCGGCGGCTCGGCCGACGGCTCGGCGGGCGCGGACGCGAAGGCGGGTACGGGCGCGACAGCGGTGGCCGGAACGAAGGCCGAGGTCAAGGCCCCGACCGTCACCGTCGTCCCCGCCGACGGCACCAGGAAGGCCGGTTTCACCAGCCCGGTCGAGGTCACCGTGAGCGGCGGCACGCTCACCACGGTCCTGGTCACCGGCAACGACGGTTCGACGCTGGCCGGGACCTTCGACGAAGCCCGTACGAAATGGACCTCTTCCCGGAACCCGTACTCGGGGACCAAGTACACGGTCACGGCGACGCCGCGGGGTGGCACCGCGCGGACCGCGAGCTTCGTCACGCAACGGCCCTCGGACACCTTCGTCGGCCGCTTCACCCCCGAGGCGAACTCCACCTCCGGCGTCGGCATGCCCGTGTCGCTCGACTTCACCGAGGCGGTCAGGGACCGGGCCGCCGTCGAGAGGGCGATCACGGTGACGGCACAGCCCCCGGTCGAGGTGGTCGGCCACTGGTTCAGCGACACCCGTCTCGACTTCCGGCCCGAGGAGTACTGGGCCGCGGGTACGAAGATCACGCTCAGTCTGCGACTCAGGGACGTCGAGGGCGCGGCGGGTGTGTACGGCACCCAGTCCAAGGACGTCACCTTCCGCACAGGCCGCCGCCAGGTGAGCACGGTGGACCTGGCGAAGAAGACCATGACGGTCGAGCGTGACGGCGCGGCCCGCGCCGTCTACCCGGTGAGCGGCGGCGACGCCGCCCACACCACCTGGGCCGGGATCATGGTGATCAGCGAGCGGTTCGAGCAGACCCGGATGGAGTCCTCGACCGTCGGGCTCGGCGACGAGTACGACATCGCGGACGTCCCGCACGCCCAGCGCCTGACCACCTCCGGCACCTTCGTCCACGGCAACTACTGGGCCTCGCCCTCGGTCTTCGGTGCCTCCAACACCAGCCACGGCTGCGTCGGTCTGCACGACGCCAAGGGCGCCGCCGACACCTCCGTGCCGGGCTACGAGTTCTACGCGAGTTCGATGCTCGGTGACGTGGTGGTCGTGCGGAACTCGGGCGAACGGACCGTCGAGCCGTCCAACGGTCTCAACGGCTGGAACCTGTCCTGGTCGGACTGGAAGGCGGGGAGCGCCCTCTGA
- a CDS encoding IclR family transcriptional regulator: MLAVLAAFDHEHPALCLTDISRRAGLTLTTAHRLVGALTEWGALERDEDGAYHVGLRLWEIAALAPRGLALRQAALPYLEDLYEATHENVQMAVRDGPEVVYIEWLSGRSAVGVRIQVGARWPLHATGVGLALLAHGDPAFQDAYCRGPLTAFTSHTITDGVRLRRELAEVRRTGVAVSSRQVTDDALSVAAPVRRVDGAVVAAVSVVVPWYDGQVPALVPAVRLAARGISRALGWQPPPEPPAGTGARAAVPARAEPGS, translated from the coding sequence CTGCTCGCCGTGCTCGCCGCCTTCGACCACGAGCACCCGGCGCTGTGCCTCACGGACATCAGCCGCCGGGCCGGGCTCACCCTCACCACCGCGCACCGGCTGGTGGGCGCGCTCACCGAGTGGGGCGCGCTGGAACGGGACGAGGACGGCGCCTACCACGTGGGGCTGCGCCTGTGGGAGATCGCGGCGCTGGCCCCCCGCGGCCTCGCGCTGCGGCAGGCCGCGCTGCCGTACCTGGAGGACCTGTACGAGGCCACGCACGAGAACGTGCAGATGGCGGTCCGCGACGGCCCTGAGGTCGTGTACATCGAGTGGCTCTCCGGGCGTTCCGCGGTGGGCGTCCGTATCCAGGTCGGCGCCCGCTGGCCGCTGCACGCGACGGGCGTCGGCCTCGCGCTGCTCGCCCACGGTGATCCGGCGTTCCAGGATGCCTACTGCCGCGGGCCGTTGACCGCGTTCACCTCCCACACGATCACCGACGGGGTACGGCTGCGCCGCGAGCTCGCCGAGGTGCGCCGTACCGGCGTGGCAGTGAGCAGCCGTCAGGTCACCGACGACGCCCTGTCGGTCGCCGCTCCGGTGCGCCGGGTGGACGGGGCCGTGGTCGCCGCGGTGTCGGTCGTGGTGCCCTGGTACGACGGTCAGGTACCGGCGCTGGTCCCGGCCGTCCGGCTGGCGGCGCGCGGGATCTCGCGCGCACTGGGGTGGCAGCCCCCGCCGGAGCCTCCGGCCGGCACGGGGGCGAGGGCGGCCGTGCCGGCGCGGGCCGAGCCGGGCTCGTAG
- a CDS encoding carbohydrate ABC transporter permease, with protein MASLKGSRRRGIGLHLVLIAGLLLSVLPFYWAVIMSTHSSTEIFSYPPKLLPGSHFLENARHLFDNVDFFGSMFNSLLVACSVTVLVLFFDSLAAFVFAKFDFPGRRVLFALMMAIFMVPAQLQAIPQFVIMAKLGWIGSMTALIVPAAANAFGIFWMRQYMRSAIHDELIDASKLDGAGFLRQYWHVALPVVRPGLAFLGIFTFMGQWNDYAWPLIALTNPDNVTLQVALSQLNGVHGTTDYGMVMTGALLALVPLLIVFAIGARQIIADLGKGAIR; from the coding sequence ATGGCATCCCTCAAGGGTTCACGGCGCCGGGGCATCGGCCTCCATCTCGTCCTGATCGCCGGTCTGCTGCTCTCTGTCCTGCCGTTCTACTGGGCCGTGATCATGTCGACGCACTCGTCGACGGAGATCTTCTCCTACCCGCCGAAACTGCTGCCCGGCTCGCACTTCCTGGAGAACGCCCGCCACCTCTTCGACAACGTGGACTTCTTCGGGTCGATGTTCAACTCGCTGCTGGTGGCGTGCTCGGTGACCGTCCTGGTCCTGTTCTTCGACTCGCTGGCCGCGTTCGTCTTCGCCAAGTTCGACTTCCCCGGCCGTCGGGTGCTCTTCGCGCTGATGATGGCCATCTTCATGGTCCCGGCCCAGCTCCAGGCGATCCCACAGTTCGTCATCATGGCGAAGCTCGGGTGGATCGGCTCGATGACCGCGCTGATCGTCCCCGCGGCGGCCAACGCGTTCGGCATCTTCTGGATGCGCCAGTACATGAGGAGCGCCATCCACGACGAGCTGATCGACGCCTCGAAGCTCGACGGGGCCGGCTTCCTGCGCCAGTACTGGCACGTGGCGCTCCCGGTCGTCCGGCCGGGCCTCGCCTTCCTCGGCATCTTCACCTTCATGGGCCAGTGGAACGACTACGCCTGGCCCCTGATCGCCCTCACCAACCCCGACAACGTGACCCTCCAGGTCGCGCTGTCCCAGCTCAACGGTGTCCACGGCACCACCGACTACGGAATGGTCATGACCGGAGCGCTCCTCGCCCTCGTCCCTCTGCTGATCGTCTTCGCCATCGGCGCCAGGCAGATCATCGCGGACCTCGGCAAGGGGGCCATCCGCTGA
- a CDS encoding DeoR/GlpR family DNA-binding transcription regulator — MLAERRHQLILRALRSGGPAAVTDLSEQLGVSPATVRRDLLRLEEEGLLTRVHGGAVVDEGDQPFAEVAEVRVAEKDAIAARAASMVVDGQSVLLDIGTTAYRLARQLHGRRITVITSNLVVYEELVDDENIELVLLGGMVRREYRSLVGFLTEDNLRQLHADWLFLGTSGVRPGGQVMDTTVVEVPVKRAMIQAGDKVVLLADRAKFPGTGMARVCGPEELDVVVTNGPPDPATRSSLEEAGVQVVVTGKAETA, encoded by the coding sequence GTGCTGGCAGAGCGACGACATCAACTCATCCTGCGGGCCCTGCGCTCCGGCGGGCCCGCGGCCGTGACCGACCTCTCCGAACAGCTGGGCGTGAGCCCGGCCACGGTCCGCCGTGACCTGTTGAGACTTGAGGAGGAAGGCCTGCTCACGCGGGTGCACGGTGGCGCGGTCGTCGACGAGGGCGACCAGCCCTTCGCCGAGGTCGCCGAGGTCCGGGTGGCCGAGAAGGACGCCATCGCGGCGCGCGCCGCGTCGATGGTCGTGGACGGCCAGTCCGTCCTGCTGGACATCGGCACGACCGCGTACCGGCTGGCCCGGCAGCTCCACGGCCGCCGGATCACCGTGATCACCAGCAACCTGGTGGTCTACGAGGAGCTCGTGGACGACGAGAACATAGAGCTGGTGCTGCTCGGCGGCATGGTGCGCCGCGAGTACCGCTCCCTGGTCGGCTTCCTCACCGAGGACAACCTGCGACAACTGCACGCCGACTGGCTCTTCCTCGGCACCAGCGGGGTACGCCCGGGCGGCCAGGTCATGGACACCACCGTGGTCGAGGTACCGGTCAAGCGCGCCATGATCCAGGCCGGTGACAAGGTCGTCCTGCTCGCCGACCGCGCGAAGTTCCCGGGTACGGGAATGGCGCGGGTCTGCGGGCCGGAGGAGCTGGACGTGGTGGTGACGAACGGTCCGCCGGACCCGGCGACGCGGTCCTCGTTGGAAGAAGCGGGCGTGCAAGTGGTCGTGACGGGAAAGGCGGAGACGGCGTGA